Genomic segment of Bacteroides intestinalis DSM 17393:
TCTAGTGATTCTTCTAATTTATTTAATTTCTTGGCAATATCGGCAAGGCGCATATAAGCGTTGGCTTTGGTGATGTATTCTTGGGTATGCAAGGCTTTATTGAAATAGAGATGAGCAGAATCATATAGCCGAGCTTTGTAGTAGACGTCTCCTAATAAAAGATAACCTTTGGCATATAATACAGTATCAGTTAAGAGGGTGAAATTTTCTTTAGCGTATTTTATAGCCTCTTTATTTTTTTGCATTCGACTGTACAGGGCACTTAAAGAAGATGCAATGTCAGCTTTCAACATATTGTTGGAAAAATGTCTTGCTAGTTCTGAGGCTTGTAATAGTAAGGATTCAGCTTGCTGGTAATGTGCTTTTCCTTTTTCTATATTTATACTTCCGCGTTTGGATAAGGCTTCAACCAAGTTGATTGTGTCTTTCTGCAAGGTCGCTTGCTGCTGCATCAACTGATATATGGAATCCGCATTGTTATAATGGTTTTCTTGATAGTAAATGTTGCCAATATTATTATATATCAATGATAATAGTTTTGACCTTTCACTGTTCTTAGCATAATAGCTTGCATTTACATATAGGTTTAGTGCATGAGAATAGTTCCTTTGATCCCTTAAAACTCCTCCCCAATGGTAATACGCTTTCGCCTGCATCTGTACATCTCCAATAGAATCATAATACTGCACAGCCGTCCGTATCAGTGAATCATCTGTTTGTACAATGTAGTTTTTGTCTCTGGCTTGTGTCAGTAGCAGAGCATAGTAAGCGCGATCCGCGTGTACTGTCAGTTGTTGAGATTCTATGCTTTCCAGAATATGCAATGCACTGTCTGGATATTCTTCCATTAACGAATCTGCTTGTACTAACAGTATATTGTGATTGTGCTGTCGTGTACATGAGTTTAGTAAAAGAAAACTTATTAGCCATATTGTAACATAAATGCCCTGCTTCATTTTGATGAGTATTTGGTTAGTAGTATACAAAGGTATCTCTTTTGAGAAATATTACCAAGGCAACTGTATGTTTTTTGAGTTCTCTTTCTTCTTATCTTTCTCAACACGTTGAGAATCTTTTCTCACATAATTAAGAGTTTATTCTCATCGTATTGAGAAGAAACTCTCACCATATTGAGAAAAGATTCTCTATAAAGGGAGAATACTTTCTTTATAAAGCTTCTATTTGCTTCTTATCTGTTATCCGAGGATACTAATAAATACTTCAATTCGGCCAATTGATAAACGCTTGGCATATAGTGTCCGTTGACAATAACCGCTGGTGTATGACTGATATTATTTCGCTCACAATATTCTTGTTGCTGTCTCCAAAGTAGCTGTGCAACGTCATTGATGTAGTATTTCTCTACACCCGGTATTTCCTGAATCTCGAACCATTCCTCCAGTAAATAAGTAGCCTTTTCCCAACCTTCGGAGAGATAGGCGGAGAGAATTGTCTGTGCAATATGTGCTCCCAGACGATCATTGGTGTATATGACTAATGAGATGGATATATCCGCTGAGATCTCCCGAATGTGGTGGTGAACTTTGGCGCATGCCTTGCAGTTGGGATTCACAACTACCATCAGTCTGTCTTTTGTATGATCGGCAGAATTGTGTAAAGCTATATCAGGATGGATCATCGTTCTGACTTTAGGCTTTAACGCCAGTAGCTTCTGGAAAGTGATTGGATTGAGTAGACCGGATAATTTGACCTTCATGAAACGCTTCTCCTTGTCTGAAGAAACAAGTGCTTTTGCCTGTATCCAGAATATCAGGCAGATAACGCTGACTGCAATCATAGAAAAGAGAATCCGGATGGAAAATCTCCATTCAAAGTTATTCCGTATGATATAAAGCGATGCTGCTGTCAGCCAGACCGAGAAGGTGGTGAGCATACAAAATAGACAGGCTTTATGAATAAAGAATATCTGATATATAATAGAGTATAGCGTAAATGCAATTGCTATGAAAACAGACAGGGCAGCCAAAAAATGAAACTCTTCGGGACAGACGGCTGTGAAGAAGAACATAGTGGTGAAATACATCCACGATAGCTCTCCAATTCCTATTCCTGCAATACTTGCACCCTTGGATTTGAGTACTTCATTGCAATCTATAACTTTACCTATATGGCAGAAACGGTGTAGAAAATGATGGTC
This window contains:
- a CDS encoding tetratricopeptide repeat protein, encoding MEEYPDSALHILESIESQQLTVHADRAYYALLLTQARDKNYIVQTDDSLIRTAVQYYDSIGDVQMQAKAYYHWGGVLRDQRNYSHALNLYVNASYYAKNSERSKLLSLIYNNIGNIYYQENHYNNADSIYQLMQQQATLQKDTINLVEALSKRGSINIEKGKAHYQQAESLLLQASELARHFSNNMLKADIASSLSALYSRMQKNKEAIKYAKENFTLLTDTVLYAKGYLLLGDVYYKARLYDSAHLYFNKALHTQEYITKANAYMRLADIAKKLNKLEESLELERLYSAYRDSAHNQFLSISPTNIFYSPTPPKSKSDSPLKRWVSYISICILITGCYLLIKRYKKVSSDREKYSIKPIEIDIEKVKGQLQETTFYGKAKSILNHQDEISPKSTEKPELTNDDQKLLIKEINCLIPEYTSHLRKNFPALNDKDIFFCCIHLSDFSIQELGIILNRTPNSIYKRRSGILEKKMKLNKNDNFVKAITSI
- a CDS encoding vitamin K epoxide reductase family protein, with the translated sequence MLGDDYATSEVVHHFLRSLTVKVSRTTICRLLDNPLGNTMQGISDALDALHVKNVVYQLQPQYLEKLHGPFITQLETSHSTFCLVEKIEQDRLIITTSEVSHMPISRKLFIHQWTGVVLLGETTRETICESHCLIKNINYMCRQHRILIAGIISVLLVFSSIWSRNYPPGLPLYLSALTCGILISTIILYKEMVDHHFLHRFCHIGKVIDCNEVLKSKGASIAGIGIGELSWMYFTTMFFFTAVCPEEFHFLAALSVFIAIAFTLYSIIYQIFFIHKACLFCMLTTFSVWLTAASLYIIRNNFEWRFSIRILFSMIAVSVICLIFWIQAKALVSSDKEKRFMKVKLSGLLNPITFQKLLALKPKVRTMIHPDIALHNSADHTKDRLMVVVNPNCKACAKVHHHIREISADISISLVIYTNDRLGAHIAQTILSAYLSEGWEKATYLLEEWFEIQEIPGVEKYYINDVAQLLWRQQQEYCERNNISHTPAVIVNGHYMPSVYQLAELKYLLVSSDNR